In Gossypium arboreum isolate Shixiya-1 chromosome 5, ASM2569848v2, whole genome shotgun sequence, a single genomic region encodes these proteins:
- the LOC108476801 gene encoding GDSL esterase/lipase At1g71691 has translation MAMAMAKLWMYCLLVCLGMALNNVASAQGENPFEPDGGRRREMVPAMFIFGDSLIDNGNNNDLPSFAKANYFPYGIDFNGGPTGRFSNGYTMVDEIAELLGLPLIPAYSEASGDQVLHGVNYASAAAGILDITGRNFVGRIPFDQQIQNFQTTLDQLADNLGAIEAAEALGKCIFFVGMGSNDYLNNYLMPNFPTRNQYDGQQYADLLVQKYNQQLRTLYNLGARKFVLAGLGRMGCIPSILAQSTAGSCSEEVNQLVLPFNANVKTMMNSLNANLPGARFIYVDIAHLFEDIVANARTYGFSVVNRGCCGIGRNRGQITCLPFQTPCENRDEYVFWDAFHPTEKVNIIMARKAFNGDPSIVYPINIQQLANL, from the exons ATGGCAATGGCGATGGCGAAGCTGTGGATGTATTGCTTGCTTGTTTGTTTAGGTATGGCGTTGAACAATGTGGCTTCAGCGCAAGGAGAAAACCCTTTTGAGCCAGATGGTGGAAGGAGAAGAGAAATGGTGCCTGCTATGTTCATATTTGGAGATTCTCTCATTGACAATGGCAATAACAACGACCTCCCTTCTTTCGCTAAGGCTAATTATTTCCCTTATGGTATTGACTTCAATGGCGGTCCTACTGGTCGTTTCTCTAACGGTTATACCATGGTTGATGAAATCG CTGAACTACTAGGACTTCCTTTAATTCCTGCATATTCTGAAGCTTCCGGCGATCAAGTTCTTCATGGTGTTAACTACGCCTCAGCAGCTGCCGGAATCCTTGACATCACCGGACGAAACTTT GTGGGGCGAATACCATTTGATCAACAAATACAGAATTTCCAAACCACACTGGATCAGCTTGCAGATAACCTTGGGGCAATAGAAGCAGCAGAAGCGCTCGGTAAATGTATTTTCTTTGTTGGAATGGGAAGCAATGATTATCTCAACAACTACCTTATGCCCAATTTCCCAACTCGAAATCAGTACGACGGCCAACAATATGCTGACCTCTTGGTCCAAAAATACAATCAACAACTAAGG ACACTTTACAATCTTGGAGCACGTAAGTTTGTACTAGCAGGGCTAGGAAGAATGGGGTGTATCCCAAGCATTTTAGCTCAAAGCACTGCGGGGAGCTGCTCGGAGGAAGTGAACCAGCTGGTTCTACCTTTCAATGCCAATGTGAAAACCATGATGAATAGCCTTAATGCTAACCTTCCGGGTGCAAGATTTATCTACGTCGACATTGCTCACCTTTTTGAAGATATCGTTGCTAATGCTAGAACATACG gaTTTAGTGTGGTAAACCGAGGGTGTTGTGGGATTGGGAGGAACAGAGGGCAAATCACATGTCTTCCATTCCAAACACCATGTGAAAATAGAGATGAATATGTGTTTTGGGATGCATTCCATCCAACTGAGAAAGTGAATATCATAATGGCAAGGAAGGCCTTCAATGGTGATCCTTCCATTGTTTATCCCATCAACATTCAGCAGCTTGCCAATCTTTGA
- the LOC108479573 gene encoding uncharacterized protein LOC108479573 isoform X1, whose protein sequence is MKFAVKAWSNGGARAGILHLGTSTIDTPSLLLSTRKGLPHFISPDLLSCLPSPESRLLHVSPLHFLEGLSMKTISKIGGLHQLLGLHDHCFVAVPRDSIQCLPEANSTNKIGASFETPCGRLLIKPVEYMEMISSTRPELWATLADEVPAWVSDKRNKTSVDRTIKWLDECISLSPASGAVFGAIVGGSSLEERRRCAQEVATRNVSGYWVGGLGLGESMDERPALLNAVIEALPEEKPRLICGLGLPEEILQGIAAGVDLFESTYIYHLTLGGFALTFPLDRTQINASNLVPSDVGSDPRKINLRATVFRKDTTPIVEGCTCYTCRNHTRAYINHLLNVHEMLAQILLEIHNTHHFLGFFRLIRDAINAGQFEEFRREFVQRWR, encoded by the exons ATGAAGTTCGCGGTGAAGGCATGGAGCAATGGAGGAGCACGGGCAGGCATCCTCCATCTGGGCACCTCCACCATCGACACCCCTTCGCTTCTCCTTTCCACCCGTAAAGGCTTGCCCCACTTTATCTCCCCTGACCTTCTCTCTTGTCTCCCTTCCCCTGAGTCCCGTCTCCTCCATGTCAGCCCCCTTCACTT CTTGGAAGGCCTTTCCATGAAAACTATCTCCAAGATTGGAGGGCTTCACCAACTACTTGGTTTGCATGACCATTGCTTCGTTGCTGTTCCAAGGGATTCCATTCAATGCCTTCCCGAAGCTAATTCCACTAACAAAATCGGGGCCTCTTTCGAGACCCCTTGTGGTCGTCTTCTG ATTAAACCCGTtgaatatatggaaatgatatcTTCCACGAGACCTGAGTTGTGGGCTACTCTGGCTGACGAAGTGCCTGCTTGGGTGTCTGATAAAAGGAACAAAACCTCAGTGGACCGGACTATCAAATGGCTCGATGAATGCATTTCATTAAGCCCT GCAAGTGGAGCTGTTTTTGGAGCTATTGTTGGAGGTTCTAGTTTGGAAGAAAGGCGAAGATGTGCCCAAGAGGTAGCAACAAGAAACGTATCTG GTTATTGGGTTGGAGGGTTAGGGCTTGGGGAAAGCATGGATGAACGCCCAGCTCTGCTTAATGCTGTCATT GAAGCCTTGCCAGAGGAAAAGCCGCGGTTGATATGCGGGCTTGGACTGCCAG AGGAAATATTGCAGGGCATTGCTGCAGGTGTTGATCTCTTCGAGTCGAC GTACATTTACCATCTTACTCTTGGAGGCTTTGCACTCACCTTTCCACTAGATAGAACACAGATAAATGCATCGAATCTTGTCCCAAGTGATGTAGGAAGCGACCCCAGAAAAATTAATCTGAGAGCCACAGTGTTCCG GAAAGACACAACGCCCATTGTTGAAGGCTGTACGTGTTATACATGTCGAAATCATACCCGAGCCTACATTAATCATCTACTCAATGTCCATGAAATGTTGGCACAGATTTTGTTGGAAAT ACATAACACCCACCATTTTCTAGGGTTTTTCCGGTTGATAAGGGATGCCATTAATGCAGGCCAATTTGAAGAATTTCGTAGGGAATTTGTTCAAAGATGGCGCTGA
- the LOC108479573 gene encoding uncharacterized protein LOC108479573 isoform X2, with the protein MKFAVKAWSNGGARAGILHLGTSTIDTPSLLLSTRKGLPHFISPDLLSCLPSPESRLLHVSPLHFLEGLSMKTISKIGGLHQLLGLHDHCFVAVPRDSIQCLPEANSTNKIGASFETPCGRLLIKPVEYMEMISSTRPELWATLADEVPAWVSDKRNKTSVDRTIKWLDECISLSPASGAVFGAIVGGSSLEERRRCAQEVATRNVSGYWVGGLGLGESMDERPALLNAVIEALPEEKPRLICGLGLPEEILQGIAAGVDLFESTYIYHLTLGGFALTFPLDRTQINASNLVPSDVGSDPRKINLRATVFRKDTTPIVEGCTCYTCRNHTRAYINHLLNVHEMLAQILLEML; encoded by the exons ATGAAGTTCGCGGTGAAGGCATGGAGCAATGGAGGAGCACGGGCAGGCATCCTCCATCTGGGCACCTCCACCATCGACACCCCTTCGCTTCTCCTTTCCACCCGTAAAGGCTTGCCCCACTTTATCTCCCCTGACCTTCTCTCTTGTCTCCCTTCCCCTGAGTCCCGTCTCCTCCATGTCAGCCCCCTTCACTT CTTGGAAGGCCTTTCCATGAAAACTATCTCCAAGATTGGAGGGCTTCACCAACTACTTGGTTTGCATGACCATTGCTTCGTTGCTGTTCCAAGGGATTCCATTCAATGCCTTCCCGAAGCTAATTCCACTAACAAAATCGGGGCCTCTTTCGAGACCCCTTGTGGTCGTCTTCTG ATTAAACCCGTtgaatatatggaaatgatatcTTCCACGAGACCTGAGTTGTGGGCTACTCTGGCTGACGAAGTGCCTGCTTGGGTGTCTGATAAAAGGAACAAAACCTCAGTGGACCGGACTATCAAATGGCTCGATGAATGCATTTCATTAAGCCCT GCAAGTGGAGCTGTTTTTGGAGCTATTGTTGGAGGTTCTAGTTTGGAAGAAAGGCGAAGATGTGCCCAAGAGGTAGCAACAAGAAACGTATCTG GTTATTGGGTTGGAGGGTTAGGGCTTGGGGAAAGCATGGATGAACGCCCAGCTCTGCTTAATGCTGTCATT GAAGCCTTGCCAGAGGAAAAGCCGCGGTTGATATGCGGGCTTGGACTGCCAG AGGAAATATTGCAGGGCATTGCTGCAGGTGTTGATCTCTTCGAGTCGAC GTACATTTACCATCTTACTCTTGGAGGCTTTGCACTCACCTTTCCACTAGATAGAACACAGATAAATGCATCGAATCTTGTCCCAAGTGATGTAGGAAGCGACCCCAGAAAAATTAATCTGAGAGCCACAGTGTTCCG GAAAGACACAACGCCCATTGTTGAAGGCTGTACGTGTTATACATGTCGAAATCATACCCGAGCCTACATTAATCATCTACTCAATGTCCATGAAATGTTGGCACAGATTTTGTTGGAAAT GCTTTGA